A single Vulpes lagopus strain Blue_001 chromosome 3, ASM1834538v1, whole genome shotgun sequence DNA region contains:
- the CCDC78 gene encoding coiled-coil domain-containing protein 78 isoform X4 yields the protein MERAAATRPGPSPGATENVLPQAEDWTASLKTELPSDLELSEEQRLQISKELVDLQITTLQLQEQHEAEVFELKSEVLWLESRVLELELQLHGARTDLGHCQELAPGLQHKAPEQGHSTHHRPQVALSAWRGRLGGSPAGAQQRHSEVGTGTLIQAQPEDFPAPKHQQQKLGDGVGAQPRGLGLCPDLPQPMVVLGSARIPEPGVSASQPWCTPQLQGEWKRVLEQHKAQKQALEACVVDLGRRLQGAQAEARTAGQRLAAQAMVLSACQGQLRQAEVENAQLQLQLKKLNEKYAFQLQRCAQAVAEYTNQAGRVPTAAALRTFLETTLEDIRAAHRSREQQLARAARAYRKRLADLSRRHQELLAAHSVQQVLAGPSGAPGTPKATFEAVTSDLEPLHLAPALGHPGDQARLQTELQKLQAQGPRSCFLGPDPPEAPGLLPWYPGRAGTRAGTATGTGHNG from the exons ATGGAGCGTGCTGCAGCCACCAGGCCGGGGCCCTCACCCGGGGCCACTGAGAAC GTTCTGCCCCAAGCCGAGGACTGGACAGCCAGCCTCAAGACAGAGCTTCCCTCAGATCTAGAGCTGAGTGAGGAACAGCGACTGCAG ATCTCCAAGGAGTTGGTCGATCTGCAGATCACAACTCTTCAGCTGCAGGAGCAGCATGAGGCCGAAGTCTTTGAGCTGAAGAGTGAG GTCCTATGGCTGGAGAGCCGggtgctggagctggagctgcagCTGCATGGAGCTCGTACTGACCTGGGGCACTGCCAGGAGCTGGCACCGGGGCTGCAGCACAAGGCCCCGGAGCAGGGACACTCCACCCACCACAGGCCCCAGGTCGCCTTGAGTGCATGGAGGGGCCGGCTGGGCGGGAGCCCAGCAGGGGCCCAGCAGAGGCACAGCGAGGTCGGGACTGGCACTCTCATACAGGCACAGCCTGAGGACTTCCCGGCCCCCAAGCATCAACAGCAGAAGCTGGGGGATGGCGTGGGTGCGCAGCCTCGTGGCTTGGGGCTCTGTCCAGATCTCCCCCAGCCCATGGTGGTGTTGGGCAGTGCCAGGATCCCAGAGCCTGGGGTCTCCGCCAGCCAGCCCTGGTGCACCCCGCAGCTGCAGGGAGAATGGAAGCGAGTGCTGGAGCAGCACAAGGCCCAGAAGCAGGCACTGGAGGCCTGTGT GGTGGACCTGGGCCGGCGGCTGCAGGGGGCACAAGCAGAGGCCAGGACAGCTGGGCAACGACTAGCTGCACAAGCCATG gtgttGTCTGCCTGCCAAGGTCAGCTCCGCCAGGCCGAGGTAGAGAACGCCCAGCTGCAGCTGCAGCTCAAGAAGCTGAACGAGAAGTATGCCTTCCAGCTGCAACGATGTGCCCAAGCTGTGGCC GAGTACACCAACCAGGCGGGCCGGGTGCCCACGGCTGCAGCCCTTCGCACGTTCCTGGAGACCACTCTGGAGGACATCAGGGCAGCGCACCGCAGCCGTGAGCAGCAGTTGGCCCGGGCTGCTCGTGCCTACCGCAAGCGCCTGGCAGATCTAAGCCGTAGGCACCAGGAGCTGCTGGCTGCCCACAG TGTGCAGCAGGTGCTGGCAGGCCCCAGTGGGGCACCCGGGACCCCCAAAGCTACCTTTGAGGCAGTCACCTCCGACCTGGAGcctctgcatctggctcccgCACTTGGTCACCCAGGAGACCAGGCCAGGCTGCAGACCGAGCTCCAGAAGCTCCAGGCCCAG GGCCCAAGAAGCTGCTTCCTGGGCCCAGATCCACCAGAAGCTCCAGGACTTCTCCCATGGTACCCAG GCAGAGCTGGAACGCGAGCGGGCACAGCTACTGGTACGGGCCACAATGGCTGA
- the CCDC78 gene encoding coiled-coil domain-containing protein 78 isoform X3, which translates to MERAAATRPGPSPGATENVLPQAEDWTASLKTELPSDLELSEEQRLQISKELVDLQITTLQLQEQHEAEVFELKSEVLWLESRVLELELQLHGARTDLGHCQELAPGLQHKAPEQGHSTHHRPQVALSAWRGRLGGSPAGAQQRHSEVGTGTLIQAQPEDFPAPKHQQQKLGDGVGAQPRGLGLCPDLPQPMVVLGSARIPEPGVSASQPWCTPQLQGEWKRVLEQHKAQKQALEACVVDLGRRLQGAQAEARTAGQRLAAQAMVLSACQGQLRQAEVENAQLQLQLKKLNEKYAFQLQRCAQAVAEYTNQAGRVPTAAALRTFLETTLEDIRAAHRSREQQLARAARAYRKRLADLSRRHQELLAAHSVQQVLAGPSGAPGTPKATFEAVTSDLEPLHLAPALGHPGDQARLQTELQKLQAQKGLREASQGGMLEPQAQEAASWAQIHQKLQDFSHGTQSWNASGHSYWYGPQWLRSNFLSYRSTWTST; encoded by the exons ATGGAGCGTGCTGCAGCCACCAGGCCGGGGCCCTCACCCGGGGCCACTGAGAAC GTTCTGCCCCAAGCCGAGGACTGGACAGCCAGCCTCAAGACAGAGCTTCCCTCAGATCTAGAGCTGAGTGAGGAACAGCGACTGCAG ATCTCCAAGGAGTTGGTCGATCTGCAGATCACAACTCTTCAGCTGCAGGAGCAGCATGAGGCCGAAGTCTTTGAGCTGAAGAGTGAG GTCCTATGGCTGGAGAGCCGggtgctggagctggagctgcagCTGCATGGAGCTCGTACTGACCTGGGGCACTGCCAGGAGCTGGCACCGGGGCTGCAGCACAAGGCCCCGGAGCAGGGACACTCCACCCACCACAGGCCCCAGGTCGCCTTGAGTGCATGGAGGGGCCGGCTGGGCGGGAGCCCAGCAGGGGCCCAGCAGAGGCACAGCGAGGTCGGGACTGGCACTCTCATACAGGCACAGCCTGAGGACTTCCCGGCCCCCAAGCATCAACAGCAGAAGCTGGGGGATGGCGTGGGTGCGCAGCCTCGTGGCTTGGGGCTCTGTCCAGATCTCCCCCAGCCCATGGTGGTGTTGGGCAGTGCCAGGATCCCAGAGCCTGGGGTCTCCGCCAGCCAGCCCTGGTGCACCCCGCAGCTGCAGGGAGAATGGAAGCGAGTGCTGGAGCAGCACAAGGCCCAGAAGCAGGCACTGGAGGCCTGTGT GGTGGACCTGGGCCGGCGGCTGCAGGGGGCACAAGCAGAGGCCAGGACAGCTGGGCAACGACTAGCTGCACAAGCCATG gtgttGTCTGCCTGCCAAGGTCAGCTCCGCCAGGCCGAGGTAGAGAACGCCCAGCTGCAGCTGCAGCTCAAGAAGCTGAACGAGAAGTATGCCTTCCAGCTGCAACGATGTGCCCAAGCTGTGGCC GAGTACACCAACCAGGCGGGCCGGGTGCCCACGGCTGCAGCCCTTCGCACGTTCCTGGAGACCACTCTGGAGGACATCAGGGCAGCGCACCGCAGCCGTGAGCAGCAGTTGGCCCGGGCTGCTCGTGCCTACCGCAAGCGCCTGGCAGATCTAAGCCGTAGGCACCAGGAGCTGCTGGCTGCCCACAG TGTGCAGCAGGTGCTGGCAGGCCCCAGTGGGGCACCCGGGACCCCCAAAGCTACCTTTGAGGCAGTCACCTCCGACCTGGAGcctctgcatctggctcccgCACTTGGTCACCCAGGAGACCAGGCCAGGCTGCAGACCGAGCTCCAGAAGCTCCAGGCCCAG AAGGGGCTCAGGGAAGCCTCCCAGGGGGGCATGCTAGAGCCACA GGCCCAAGAAGCTGCTTCCTGGGCCCAGATCCACCAGAAGCTCCAGGACTTCTCCCATGGTACCCAG AGCTGGAACGCGAGCGGGCACAGCTACTGGTACGGGCCACAATGGCTGAGGAGCAACTTTCTGAGCTACAGGAGTACGTGGACCAGCACCTAG
- the HAGHL gene encoding hydroxyacylglutathione hydrolase-like protein isoform X2 has protein sequence MKVKVIPVLEDNYMYLVIEERTREAVAVDVAVPKRLLEIVGREGVSLTTVLTTHHHWDHARGNAELARLRPGLAVLGADERICALTRRLVHGEELRFGAIHARCLLTPGHTSGHMSYFLWEEECPDPPAVFSGDALSVAGCGLRLESTAQQMYESLTQILGTLPPDTVFCGHEHTLGNLEFAQKVEPGNDHVRAKLSWAKKRDEDDMPTVPSTLSEELLYNPFLRVAEEPVRKFTGKAAPAEVLEALCKERASFQRVVEPLQPQARALLALQWGLLGTPQQK, from the exons ATGAAGGTCAAGGTCATCCCCGTGCTCGAGGATAACTACATGTACCTTGTCATCGAGGAGCGCACGCGGGAGGCTGTGGCCGTGGACGTGGCCGTGCCCAAGAGG CTGCTGGAGATCGTGGGCCGGGAGGGGGTATCACTGACGACCGTGCTAACCACCCACCACCACTG GGACCACGCGCGGGGCAACGCGGAGCTGGCGCGGCTGCGGCCGGGGCTAGCGGTGCTGGGCGCCGACGAGCGCATCTGCGCGCTGACCCGCAGGCTGGTGCACGGCGAGGAGCTGCGG TTCGGGGCCATTCACGCGCGCTGCCTCCTAACGCCGGGCCACACCTCCGGCCACATGAGCTACTTCCTGTGGGAAGAGGAGTGTCCGGACCCGCCTGCGGTGTTCTCTG GGGATGCGCTGTCGGTGGCCGGCTGTGGCCTGCGCCTGGAGAGCACAGCCCAGCAGATGTACGAGAGCCTGACGCAGATCCTGGGCACGCTGCCCCCCGATACG GTGTTTTGCGGCCATGAGCACACGCTGGGCAACCTGGAGTTTGCACAGAAAGTGGAGCCGGGCAACGACCACGTGAGAGCTAAGCTGTCCTGGGCCAAG AAGAGGGACGAGGATGATATGCCCACAGTGCCGTCCACCCTGAGCGAGGAGCTCCTCTACAATCCCTTCCTAAGGGTGGC AGAAGAGCCTGTGCGCAAGTTCACGGGGAAGGCGGCCCCGGCCGAGGTCCTGGAGGCACTCTGCAAGGAGCGGGCAAGCTTCCAGCGGGTGGTTGAGCCGCTGCAGCCGCAGGCCCGGGCCCTCCTGGCACTGCAGTGGGGGCTCCTGGGCACACCCCAACAGAAGTGA
- the HAGHL gene encoding hydroxyacylglutathione hydrolase-like protein isoform X1 has translation MKVKVIPVLEDNYMYLVIEERTREAVAVDVAVPKRLLEIVGREGVSLTTVLTTHHHWDHARGNAELARLRPGLAVLGADERICALTRRLVHGEELRFGAIHARCLLTPGHTSGHMSYFLWEEECPDPPAVFSGDALSVAGCGLRLESTAQQMYESLTQILGTLPPDTKVFCGHEHTLGNLEFAQKVEPGNDHVRAKLSWAKKRDEDDMPTVPSTLSEELLYNPFLRVAEEPVRKFTGKAAPAEVLEALCKERASFQRVVEPLQPQARALLALQWGLLGTPQQK, from the exons ATGAAGGTCAAGGTCATCCCCGTGCTCGAGGATAACTACATGTACCTTGTCATCGAGGAGCGCACGCGGGAGGCTGTGGCCGTGGACGTGGCCGTGCCCAAGAGG CTGCTGGAGATCGTGGGCCGGGAGGGGGTATCACTGACGACCGTGCTAACCACCCACCACCACTG GGACCACGCGCGGGGCAACGCGGAGCTGGCGCGGCTGCGGCCGGGGCTAGCGGTGCTGGGCGCCGACGAGCGCATCTGCGCGCTGACCCGCAGGCTGGTGCACGGCGAGGAGCTGCGG TTCGGGGCCATTCACGCGCGCTGCCTCCTAACGCCGGGCCACACCTCCGGCCACATGAGCTACTTCCTGTGGGAAGAGGAGTGTCCGGACCCGCCTGCGGTGTTCTCTG GGGATGCGCTGTCGGTGGCCGGCTGTGGCCTGCGCCTGGAGAGCACAGCCCAGCAGATGTACGAGAGCCTGACGCAGATCCTGGGCACGCTGCCCCCCGATACG AAGGTGTTTTGCGGCCATGAGCACACGCTGGGCAACCTGGAGTTTGCACAGAAAGTGGAGCCGGGCAACGACCACGTGAGAGCTAAGCTGTCCTGGGCCAAG AAGAGGGACGAGGATGATATGCCCACAGTGCCGTCCACCCTGAGCGAGGAGCTCCTCTACAATCCCTTCCTAAGGGTGGC AGAAGAGCCTGTGCGCAAGTTCACGGGGAAGGCGGCCCCGGCCGAGGTCCTGGAGGCACTCTGCAAGGAGCGGGCAAGCTTCCAGCGGGTGGTTGAGCCGCTGCAGCCGCAGGCCCGGGCCCTCCTGGCACTGCAGTGGGGGCTCCTGGGCACACCCCAACAGAAGTGA
- the ANTKMT gene encoding adenine nucleotide translocase lysine N-methyltransferase: protein MEPDEPGEALTELRERRLGALGLLQAAAGSGLAAYAVWVLLLQPGFRAVPLRLQVPYVGASARQVEHVLTLLRGRPGKTVDLGSGDGRIVLAAHRCGLRPALGYELNPWLVGLARLHAWREGCAGSVRFCCQDLWKVNLRDCHNVSVFLAPSVLPLLEDKLQAELPEGARVVSGRFPLPTWQPVAVLGEGLDRVWAYDVHSGSPAGQVPPGPSSASVPGAPTSPAG, encoded by the exons ATGGAGCCGGACGAGCCGGGCGAGGCGCTGACGGAGCTGCGCGAGCGGCGGCTGGGGGCGCTGGGGCTGCTGCAGGCGGCGGCGGGCTCGGGGCTGGCCGCCTACGCCGTGTGGGTGCTGCTGCTGCAGCCGGGCTTCCGGGCCGTGCCGCTGCGGCTGCAG GTGCCCTATGTGGGGGCAAGCGCCAGGCAGGTGGAGCACGTGCTGACGCTGCTGCGAGGCCGTCCCGGGAAGACGGTGGACCTGGGCTCCGGCGACGGCAGGATT GTGCTGGCGGCCCACAGGTGTGGCCTTCGCCCGGCGCTGGGCTACGAGCTGAACCCGTGGCTAGTGGGGCTGGCTCGGCTGCATGCCTGGAGGGAGGGCTGCGCGGGCAGCGTCCGCTTCTGCTGCCAGGATCTCTGGAAG GTGAACCTGAGGGACTGCCACAACGTGTCTGTGTTCCTGGCGCCTAGCGTG CTCCCACTGCTGGAAGACAAGTTGCAGGCGGAGCTGCCTGAAGGGGCCCGAGTGGTGTCGGGGcgcttccccctccccacttggCAGCCTGTGGCCGTGTTGGGTGAGGGTCTGGACCGCGTCTGGGCCTATGACGTCCATAGTGGTAGCCCAGCTGGTCAGGTCCCCCCAGGACCCAGTTCTGCCTCAGTCCCTGGGGCCCCCACTTCTCCAGCTGGCTGA
- the METRN gene encoding LOW QUALITY PROTEIN: meteorin (The sequence of the model RefSeq protein was modified relative to this genomic sequence to represent the inferred CDS: inserted 3 bases in 3 codons; substituted 1 base at 1 genomic stop codon), producing MAFWAPRPMGSNRGSSEGYSHPDPSQGLADRAQAERLGLLPHAHRRDWWKVPGPGPHGLPRRGEVRRVQGCAGRPGTTGPSRCCCTLCSGLLPPPPARLLGASLQLEWQPLAGAQVFAERAAGGXELLLAEGXGPRERQALFLQATPHPDISCRVASFRFKMCRDRHPELRPQAPGLGAGPVQQKSMINGTIHRVAHDKELQESVLTEATXSGGGVGDQASIHTPLHCGVRGEGPGTFFFMGXSHFGEAWLGCAPHFQEFSRAYGAAHTSRPHPCKVALD from the exons ATGGCCTTCTGGGCTCCCCGCCCCATGGGCAGCAATAG GGGCTCCAGTGAGGGGTACTCCCACCCTGACCCCAGTCAAGGGCTGGCAGACAGGGCGCAGGCGGAG AGGCTCGGCCTCCTGCCCCACGCGCACCGCCGCGATTGGTGGAAAGTTCCTGGGCCCGGCCCCCACGGGCTGCCCCGCAGAGGAGAGGTGCGGCGGGTGCAGGGGTGCGCAGGGCGCCCGGGGACCACAGGACCCTCGCGCTGCTGTTGCACACTCTGCTCTGGCCTCCTGCCCCCGCCACCCGCCCGGCTGCTCGGAGCATCACTGCAGCTGGAGTGGCAG CCCTTGGCCGGCGCGCAGGTGTTCGCAGAGCGGGCAGCTGGGG CTGAGCTGCTACTAGCCGAGG TGGGGCCCCGTGAGCGCCAGGCCCTCTTCCTGCAGGCCACCCCGCACCCCGACATCAGCTGCCGGGTGGCCTCCTTCCGCTTCAAAATGTGCAGGGACAGGCATCCAGAGCTGCGGCCACAGGCCCCGGGGCTGGGCGCTGG TCCAGTGCAGCAAAAGTCCA TGATCAATGGAACCATCCATAGGGTTGCCCACGACAAGGAGCTGCAGGAGTCTGTTCTCACAGAGGCCA CTTCTGGCGGGGGAGTCGGGGACCAGGCCTCCATCCACACCCCGCTTCATTGCGGCGTCCGGGGGGAGGGCCCTGGCACCTTCTTCTTCATGGGCTAGAGCCACTTTGgggaggcctggctgggctgTGCACCTCACTTCCAGGAGTTCAGCCGAGCCTACGGAGCTGCCCACAccagccgcccccacccctgcaaggTGGCCCTGGACTGA
- the CCDC78 gene encoding coiled-coil domain-containing protein 78 isoform X2 translates to MERAAATRPGPSPGATENVLPQAEDWTASLKTELPSDLELSEEQRLQISKELVDLQITTLQLQEQHEAEVFELKSEVLWLESRVLELELQLHGARTDLGHCQELAPGLQHKAPEQGHSTHHRPQVALSAWRGRLGGSPAGAQQRHSEVGTGTLIQAQPEDFPAPKHQQQKLGDGVGAQPRGLGLCPDLPQPMVVLGSARIPEPGVSASQPWCTPQLQGEWKRVLEQHKAQKQALEACVVDLGRRLQGAQAEARTAGQRLAAQAMVLSACQGQLRQAEVENAQLQLQLKKLNEKYAFQLQRCAQAVAEYTNQAGRVPTAAALRTFLETTLEDIRAAHRSREQQLARAARAYRKRLADLSRRHQELLAAHSVQQVLAGPSGAPGTPKATFEAVTSDLEPLHLAPALGHPGDQARLQTELQKLQAQGPRSCFLGPDPPEAPGLLPWYPELERERAQLLVRATMAEEQLSELQEYVDQHLGRYKQEILRLRKLTGTEDA, encoded by the exons ATGGAGCGTGCTGCAGCCACCAGGCCGGGGCCCTCACCCGGGGCCACTGAGAAC GTTCTGCCCCAAGCCGAGGACTGGACAGCCAGCCTCAAGACAGAGCTTCCCTCAGATCTAGAGCTGAGTGAGGAACAGCGACTGCAG ATCTCCAAGGAGTTGGTCGATCTGCAGATCACAACTCTTCAGCTGCAGGAGCAGCATGAGGCCGAAGTCTTTGAGCTGAAGAGTGAG GTCCTATGGCTGGAGAGCCGggtgctggagctggagctgcagCTGCATGGAGCTCGTACTGACCTGGGGCACTGCCAGGAGCTGGCACCGGGGCTGCAGCACAAGGCCCCGGAGCAGGGACACTCCACCCACCACAGGCCCCAGGTCGCCTTGAGTGCATGGAGGGGCCGGCTGGGCGGGAGCCCAGCAGGGGCCCAGCAGAGGCACAGCGAGGTCGGGACTGGCACTCTCATACAGGCACAGCCTGAGGACTTCCCGGCCCCCAAGCATCAACAGCAGAAGCTGGGGGATGGCGTGGGTGCGCAGCCTCGTGGCTTGGGGCTCTGTCCAGATCTCCCCCAGCCCATGGTGGTGTTGGGCAGTGCCAGGATCCCAGAGCCTGGGGTCTCCGCCAGCCAGCCCTGGTGCACCCCGCAGCTGCAGGGAGAATGGAAGCGAGTGCTGGAGCAGCACAAGGCCCAGAAGCAGGCACTGGAGGCCTGTGT GGTGGACCTGGGCCGGCGGCTGCAGGGGGCACAAGCAGAGGCCAGGACAGCTGGGCAACGACTAGCTGCACAAGCCATG gtgttGTCTGCCTGCCAAGGTCAGCTCCGCCAGGCCGAGGTAGAGAACGCCCAGCTGCAGCTGCAGCTCAAGAAGCTGAACGAGAAGTATGCCTTCCAGCTGCAACGATGTGCCCAAGCTGTGGCC GAGTACACCAACCAGGCGGGCCGGGTGCCCACGGCTGCAGCCCTTCGCACGTTCCTGGAGACCACTCTGGAGGACATCAGGGCAGCGCACCGCAGCCGTGAGCAGCAGTTGGCCCGGGCTGCTCGTGCCTACCGCAAGCGCCTGGCAGATCTAAGCCGTAGGCACCAGGAGCTGCTGGCTGCCCACAG TGTGCAGCAGGTGCTGGCAGGCCCCAGTGGGGCACCCGGGACCCCCAAAGCTACCTTTGAGGCAGTCACCTCCGACCTGGAGcctctgcatctggctcccgCACTTGGTCACCCAGGAGACCAGGCCAGGCTGCAGACCGAGCTCCAGAAGCTCCAGGCCCAG GGCCCAAGAAGCTGCTTCCTGGGCCCAGATCCACCAGAAGCTCCAGGACTTCTCCCATGGTACCCAG AGCTGGAACGCGAGCGGGCACAGCTACTGGTACGGGCCACAATGGCTGAGGAGCAACTTTCTGAGCTACAGGAGTACGTGGACCAGCACCTAGGCAG GTACAAACAGGAGATCCTGAGGCTGAGGAAGCTGACGGGTACGGAGGATGCCTAG
- the CCDC78 gene encoding coiled-coil domain-containing protein 78 isoform X1 gives MERAAATRPGPSPGATENVLPQAEDWTASLKTELPSDLELSEEQRLQISKELVDLQITTLQLQEQHEAEVFELKSEVLWLESRVLELELQLHGARTDLGHCQELAPGLQHKAPEQGHSTHHRPQVALSAWRGRLGGSPAGAQQRHSEVGTGTLIQAQPEDFPAPKHQQQKLGDGVGAQPRGLGLCPDLPQPMVVLGSARIPEPGVSASQPWCTPQLQGEWKRVLEQHKAQKQALEACVVDLGRRLQGAQAEARTAGQRLAAQAMVLSACQGQLRQAEVENAQLQLQLKKLNEKYAFQLQRCAQAVAEYTNQAGRVPTAAALRTFLETTLEDIRAAHRSREQQLARAARAYRKRLADLSRRHQELLAAHSVQQVLAGPSGAPGTPKATFEAVTSDLEPLHLAPALGHPGDQARLQTELQKLQAQKGLREASQGGMLEPQAQEAASWAQIHQKLQDFSHGTQAELERERAQLLVRATMAEEQLSELQEYVDQHLGRYKQEILRLRKLTGTEDA, from the exons ATGGAGCGTGCTGCAGCCACCAGGCCGGGGCCCTCACCCGGGGCCACTGAGAAC GTTCTGCCCCAAGCCGAGGACTGGACAGCCAGCCTCAAGACAGAGCTTCCCTCAGATCTAGAGCTGAGTGAGGAACAGCGACTGCAG ATCTCCAAGGAGTTGGTCGATCTGCAGATCACAACTCTTCAGCTGCAGGAGCAGCATGAGGCCGAAGTCTTTGAGCTGAAGAGTGAG GTCCTATGGCTGGAGAGCCGggtgctggagctggagctgcagCTGCATGGAGCTCGTACTGACCTGGGGCACTGCCAGGAGCTGGCACCGGGGCTGCAGCACAAGGCCCCGGAGCAGGGACACTCCACCCACCACAGGCCCCAGGTCGCCTTGAGTGCATGGAGGGGCCGGCTGGGCGGGAGCCCAGCAGGGGCCCAGCAGAGGCACAGCGAGGTCGGGACTGGCACTCTCATACAGGCACAGCCTGAGGACTTCCCGGCCCCCAAGCATCAACAGCAGAAGCTGGGGGATGGCGTGGGTGCGCAGCCTCGTGGCTTGGGGCTCTGTCCAGATCTCCCCCAGCCCATGGTGGTGTTGGGCAGTGCCAGGATCCCAGAGCCTGGGGTCTCCGCCAGCCAGCCCTGGTGCACCCCGCAGCTGCAGGGAGAATGGAAGCGAGTGCTGGAGCAGCACAAGGCCCAGAAGCAGGCACTGGAGGCCTGTGT GGTGGACCTGGGCCGGCGGCTGCAGGGGGCACAAGCAGAGGCCAGGACAGCTGGGCAACGACTAGCTGCACAAGCCATG gtgttGTCTGCCTGCCAAGGTCAGCTCCGCCAGGCCGAGGTAGAGAACGCCCAGCTGCAGCTGCAGCTCAAGAAGCTGAACGAGAAGTATGCCTTCCAGCTGCAACGATGTGCCCAAGCTGTGGCC GAGTACACCAACCAGGCGGGCCGGGTGCCCACGGCTGCAGCCCTTCGCACGTTCCTGGAGACCACTCTGGAGGACATCAGGGCAGCGCACCGCAGCCGTGAGCAGCAGTTGGCCCGGGCTGCTCGTGCCTACCGCAAGCGCCTGGCAGATCTAAGCCGTAGGCACCAGGAGCTGCTGGCTGCCCACAG TGTGCAGCAGGTGCTGGCAGGCCCCAGTGGGGCACCCGGGACCCCCAAAGCTACCTTTGAGGCAGTCACCTCCGACCTGGAGcctctgcatctggctcccgCACTTGGTCACCCAGGAGACCAGGCCAGGCTGCAGACCGAGCTCCAGAAGCTCCAGGCCCAG AAGGGGCTCAGGGAAGCCTCCCAGGGGGGCATGCTAGAGCCACA GGCCCAAGAAGCTGCTTCCTGGGCCCAGATCCACCAGAAGCTCCAGGACTTCTCCCATGGTACCCAG GCAGAGCTGGAACGCGAGCGGGCACAGCTACTGGTACGGGCCACAATGGCTGAGGAGCAACTTTCTGAGCTACAGGAGTACGTGGACCAGCACCTAGGCAG GTACAAACAGGAGATCCTGAGGCTGAGGAAGCTGACGGGTACGGAGGATGCCTAG